The following are from one region of the Quercus robur chromosome 1, dhQueRobu3.1, whole genome shotgun sequence genome:
- the LOC126723897 gene encoding protein LATERAL ROOT PRIMORDIUM 1, with the protein MWSSGSNTTRPLNYGLATPTQTDMPMVGLRDVFVVATPASSFHHNLNHHHHHHHHHDQSNMLSDPHSQFNSSNPATALGVGVGVGVIPLLTATPCASQNLALDDDTSNMFSNRNRSGGGIGGGGIQFWQNQQQQQQQQHAHYFKKTGMLEHGGGGNLIQSGGGIGGSNTTTSSSTTTCQDCGNQAKKDCTHRRCRTCCKSRGFDCATHVKSTWVPAARRRERQLMAGATGVAAGSSGSTSGAKKPRLIASQTTTSHTSTSNTTPPRSFDTSSSHQDVSFKEALPGQVRAPATFKCVRVTAVEDGEDEFAYQATVNIGGHVFKGFLYDQGVENNSNREGYPNISELHLGGGGGNSNGGNGGRNGASSSSPMLDPTDVYAASGGGGLLGGSSYGNPIN; encoded by the exons ATGTGGTCTTCTGGCTCCAACACCACTAGGCCTCTCAACTATGGCCTTGCCACTCCAACCCAAACTGATATGCCTATGGTTGGTCTGCGTGATGTCTTTGTTGTGGCCACTCCAGCCTCTTCTTTTCACCACAATCTtaatcatcaccatcatcaccaccaccaccatgacCAAAGCAACATGCTCTCTGATCCTCACTCTCAATTCAACTCTTCAAACCCCGCTACTGCacttggtgttggtgttggcgTTGGCGTTATTCCTTTACTCACTGCCACTCCTTGTGCTTCTCAAAATCTAGCTCTTGATGATGATACAAGTAATATGTTTAGTAATAGGAATAGGAGTGGTGGTGGTATTGGTGGTGGTGGAATTCAGTTTTGGCAAaatcagcagcagcagcaacaacaacaacatgcGCATTATTTTAAGAAGACAGGGATGCTTGAACATGGTGGAGGTGGGAATTTAATACAAAGTGGTGGTGGGATTGGAGGGTCGAATACAACAACATCTTCTTCTACAACTACGTGTCAAGACTGTGGGAACCAGGCTAAGAAAGATTGTACTCACAGAAGGTGCAGGACTTGTTGTAAAAGTCGCGGTTTTGATTGTGCTACACACGTGAAAAGCACGTGGGTACCAGCGGCTCGGAGAAGGGAACGCCAACTCATGGCTGGGGCTACTGGTGTAGCCGCTGGCTCATCTGGGTCTACCTCTGGTGCTAAGAAACCTAGACTTATTGCCTCGCAAACCACAACTTCTCATACTTCAACTTCTAATACCACTCCACCACGAAGCTTTGATACCAGTTCTAGTCACCAAG ATGTGAGTTTTAAGGAGGCATTGCCTGGACAAGTACGTGCACCAGCGACATTCAAGTGTGTGCGAGTGACAGCAGTGGAAGATGGGGAGGATGAGTTTGCGTATCAAGCAACTGTGAACATTGGTGGCCATGTTTTCAAAGGGTTTCTATATGATCAAGGGGTTGAGAATAATAGTAATAGAGAAGGGTATCCTAATATTTCTGAATTGCATttaggtggtggtggtggtaatAGTAATGGTGGTAATGGAGGTAGAAACGGGGCTTCCTCATCATCCCCAATGCTCGATCCCACCGATGTTTATGCAGCCTCAGGCGGAGGAGGATTGCTTGGAGGATCAAGCTATGGTAATCCAATAAATTGA